A genomic window from Cutibacterium acnes includes:
- a CDS encoding FKBP-type peptidyl-prolyl cis-trans isomerase, giving the protein MSSLALASCNKSSSSPKPSASVSSVSAPASASAKASSSPTKKPTMVTNLDQIKVSGEDGKAPKVEGAWPLAIAKTESKILKEGTGEKVDKNATLKVNYVGVNGRTGKEFDSSYKRGTTADFPLAQVVPGFAKGLVGKHQGDRVLIMMPGSDGYDSQGGAPQAGIMKGDSLIFVVDIVAIPLPKATGETVKPAAGLPTVKEVQGAPAVTIGKATKPNKLVVQPLIKGKGAAVTAHDSIDVKYRTYAWSSGELIEDGYSGEPVTGSMNSVIPGWKKGLIGQTVGSRVMLIVPPADAYPNGSTNPPVKKGETLIYVIDILSAQKES; this is encoded by the coding sequence GTGTCGTCACTGGCCCTCGCTTCCTGTAACAAGTCGTCGTCGAGTCCGAAGCCTTCGGCGAGTGTCTCCAGCGTTTCGGCCCCCGCTTCTGCCAGCGCCAAGGCCTCCTCTTCCCCAACGAAGAAGCCGACTATGGTCACTAACCTCGACCAGATCAAGGTGTCTGGCGAGGACGGCAAGGCGCCAAAGGTTGAGGGAGCCTGGCCGCTAGCTATTGCTAAAACCGAGTCCAAAATCCTCAAGGAGGGCACAGGCGAAAAGGTCGACAAGAACGCCACCCTCAAAGTGAATTATGTCGGTGTCAACGGACGTACTGGCAAGGAATTCGACTCTTCCTATAAGCGTGGCACTACGGCTGACTTCCCATTGGCCCAGGTGGTTCCTGGATTCGCTAAGGGTCTTGTTGGAAAGCATCAGGGCGACCGAGTACTCATCATGATGCCCGGCTCTGACGGCTATGACTCCCAAGGTGGTGCCCCGCAAGCTGGCATCATGAAGGGTGACTCCCTTATTTTTGTCGTCGACATCGTTGCCATACCTTTGCCCAAGGCGACGGGTGAGACCGTCAAACCGGCGGCTGGTCTGCCCACCGTCAAGGAGGTGCAGGGTGCTCCCGCGGTAACCATCGGCAAGGCCACCAAGCCGAATAAACTCGTCGTCCAGCCCCTCATCAAGGGTAAGGGAGCTGCGGTTACTGCTCATGACTCCATCGACGTCAAGTACCGCACTTATGCTTGGTCCTCTGGGGAGCTCATTGAGGACGGATACTCCGGTGAGCCTGTGACTGGATCCATGAACTCCGTTATTCCTGGATGGAAGAAGGGATTGATTGGGCAGACCGTCGGTTCTCGGGTGATGCTCATCGTGCCGCCCGCTGACGCCTACCCGAACGGCAGCACTAACCCGCCGGTAAAGAAGGGCGAGACCCTGATCTACGTTATCGACATCCTTTCGGCTCAAAAAGAATCCTGA
- a CDS encoding pseudouridine synthase, translating to MSNEQGIRLQKVLAQAGLASRRAAEDMIAAGRVEVNGELIVEQGRRVDPERDEIRVDGSRIPTARRHVYYVLNKPQGVVSTMDDPEGRPCLSDLEGVPRGIRLFHVGRLDTETSGLILLTNDGEFANRMTHPSYKVLKTYLADVEGRVDDKVIRRLSKGLTLEDGPVKPDAVRLVQAGEEHSLVEVSLHEGRNRIVRRIMDSVAHPVRRLSRTAIGPVRLKRLGRGDMRELTHEELGQLLDLVEL from the coding sequence ATGAGTAACGAGCAAGGCATCCGGCTGCAGAAGGTGCTGGCCCAGGCCGGTCTGGCATCCCGCCGTGCTGCTGAAGACATGATCGCGGCCGGAAGGGTTGAGGTCAATGGTGAACTCATCGTTGAGCAGGGGCGACGTGTTGACCCTGAGCGCGATGAGATCCGGGTCGATGGGTCCCGTATCCCGACTGCGCGGCGTCACGTCTACTACGTACTTAATAAGCCGCAGGGAGTTGTCTCTACTATGGACGATCCGGAAGGCCGCCCGTGCCTGTCCGACCTCGAAGGAGTGCCGCGCGGTATCCGTCTGTTTCACGTCGGTCGTCTCGACACTGAGACCTCGGGCCTCATCTTGCTGACCAATGATGGCGAATTCGCTAACCGGATGACCCACCCGTCCTACAAGGTTCTCAAGACCTACTTGGCAGATGTTGAGGGCCGCGTGGATGACAAAGTCATTCGCCGCCTTTCGAAAGGGCTGACCCTTGAAGACGGCCCTGTCAAGCCCGACGCCGTGCGCCTAGTACAGGCTGGCGAGGAGCATTCCTTGGTTGAGGTGAGCCTTCATGAGGGCCGCAACCGGATTGTGCGTCGCATCATGGATTCGGTCGCTCATCCAGTGCGTCGACTGTCTCGCACCGCGATCGGCCCGGTCCGATTGAAGCGGTTAGGGCGCGGAGATATGCGTGAACTTACCCATGAAGAACTGGGCCAGCTCCTCGACCTCGTCGAACTGTGA
- a CDS encoding ParA family protein — MSETAPEPLFRVPGPGREAEEAAENSIGPTGRPLPDLTEPTPALGGPKHATVISMCNQKGGVGKTTTTINLGAGLAEYGRRVLLVDFDPQGSLSVGLGINPHTLENSIYTLLMSPRDDVHDVIQPTETEGMDLLPANIDLSAAEVQLVSEVAREQTLKRVIDRIRGEYDMILIDCAPSLGLLTINALTASDYVIMPLECEFFALRGIALLTDTIEKVQDRLNPDLEVLGILGTMFDPRTLHAREVMERVVQAFGDVVFHTVIKRTIKFPETTVAGEPITSYASSSPGAQAYRDLAKEVLARCRAA, encoded by the coding sequence GTGTCCGAGACTGCCCCCGAACCGTTGTTCCGCGTACCCGGTCCGGGCCGGGAGGCCGAAGAGGCTGCCGAGAACTCGATCGGTCCGACCGGACGTCCGCTTCCTGACCTTACTGAGCCGACGCCGGCTCTCGGCGGCCCGAAACATGCCACCGTCATTTCGATGTGTAACCAGAAGGGTGGTGTCGGTAAGACAACAACCACCATCAACTTGGGTGCGGGACTGGCCGAATACGGACGACGCGTTCTGTTGGTGGACTTCGATCCGCAGGGCTCCCTCTCGGTGGGCTTGGGGATTAACCCCCATACTCTCGAAAATTCCATCTACACCCTGCTGATGTCGCCTCGTGACGACGTTCATGACGTCATCCAGCCCACTGAGACCGAGGGTATGGACTTGTTACCGGCTAATATTGATCTGTCTGCCGCTGAGGTGCAGCTCGTCAGCGAGGTGGCCCGCGAGCAGACCCTCAAACGGGTCATTGACCGGATCCGCGGCGAATACGACATGATCCTCATCGACTGTGCACCGTCGTTAGGTCTGCTCACCATCAACGCTCTGACCGCTTCCGACTACGTCATCATGCCTTTGGAATGCGAGTTCTTTGCCTTGCGCGGAATTGCTCTGCTCACCGACACTATTGAGAAGGTTCAGGACCGTCTCAACCCCGACTTGGAGGTCCTCGGCATCCTTGGAACCATGTTCGACCCGCGTACCCTGCACGCCCGGGAGGTCATGGAACGGGTGGTACAAGCCTTTGGTGACGTCGTATTCCACACCGTTATCAAGCGCACTATCAAGTTCCCCGAGACCACCGTCGCTGGGGAACCCATTACGAGCTACGCCTCCTCATCTCCGGGAGCTCAGGCCTACCGTGACCTGGCCAAGGAGGTACTGGCCCGATGCCGCGCCGCGTGA